AATCGTAATGGAACCAAAACTGGTACTGTTAATGTTGGGTATCATGAGAACCTCCATTATTGATCTTAAGAATGCACCTATCCAGTTATTATATAATTTTTTTCTTGGATATTAAGGTTAATAATTTTCTGGATAACATGCAATTTGTAATGTTATCCGTCAAAATATACGACTTCGTGTCGTAATTCAGATACAAAGAATGGGCAGTACCTTTGATATTTCCGAATGTACATAGCTTGCCATAGTCCTTAGATTGAATAGGCCACATTTTTTTTAAAAATACGAATAATAGTCTGCACTTCAAAATGCGGCAACTTGCCGGATTCCATAAATATCAATGACTTCAAAGCTTGGTGATGCGAGTAACCTACGTACAGGCGAAGAGCGTCCTCCCGGCGAGGCTCAAGGATGAGTTTAATTGCTTTACCTTATTTTTCGTTTCGGCCGGCCAGATATTCGGCAATTTGTTCGGCCTCTTTTTCAGTAATTGCGCCTTTGGCGTATTTTGCCATTTTTGCGGTTGTTTTTTTCCATTCCGGCAGGGTCTTGGTTTTTTTCAAAGAACGATCGAGAGCATGGCAACGGCTGCACTTGGCCTCAAAGAGTGCTTTGCCGTCCGGTTCCGGTTCCGCAGAAAAGGCAAATGATGCCGCCAAAAGAACAACCAGTAAAATTATAAGTGCGTTTTTCATAAGAAGCTCCTTTTTTTTTAAAAAAATAAAGCAACCGGCATGATAAACTCAATAATCTTTACCATATTCCTGCTTGACCTGCAAACAGGTTTATTTATATGGAAAAAACATGATCTTCTTTTTTCTTTTAATTATGACGGTTTACTGATATAATTCAAACATGCTGTCTGTAAATTGCGCGAAAATTCGGGATGCTGAATATAATGTTTCGTTTTCAATAGATTGAACTCGAGAAAATAATTTCTTATCATTATCATTTTATGGACAATAACGTTTCCAGGTTTCTTTTTGACAAGCGCGACCACGAATTGATCCGAATCGTCAACGACGTGCAGCGCGGAAAAAGCAGCGTCAAGTATGCCCGCCGCTTTTACAGCCCGTATTTTCACCCCCATGGCATCAAAGAGATGACTGAAACCAGAGGGTTGCGCATCGCCTTTGCGGTTGTCCACCTGTTAAGTTCTCTGGAAGTCGGCGGGATGGAAGATCGTATCAATGCCCTGCGTTCGCTGCGCAACGAGGTGCTCGATACGGCCGAAGGACCAATGCCCAAAAATACCGCCAGGGTGTTGCTGCAAATCATGAAGGACTTGGTGAGGGCCCATGGCGATTACCGCAAGCAACTGGAACTGGCCCACGACTTCCGGACAACGGCCCCCGGGAAACCGCGCGTTGTTCGCCGGC
The sequence above is a segment of the Candidatus Desulfatibia profunda genome. Coding sequences within it:
- a CDS encoding cytochrome c produces the protein MKNALIILLVVLLAASFAFSAEPEPDGKALFEAKCSRCHALDRSLKKTKTLPEWKKTTAKMAKYAKGAITEKEAEQIAEYLAGRNEK